A window of Camelus ferus isolate YT-003-E chromosome 1, BCGSAC_Cfer_1.0, whole genome shotgun sequence genomic DNA:
TTCCCTATGATTCTTAAGATTAAAGTCAGCTATCAAGGCTCAGAATGATTTTCAACACCTTTCCCTATGTTATGATTATTTAGTTTAGTAGGAATTACCTCAGAGTCATTTTCAATTGTATTTATGTAAACAGCTCATCTGTGTGTTATTGAACAAATGCATAAATGTGTTCTGTGTACACCACATGCAAAGTCATTAGAGTTCACAAAGCCTTTGCACATAGGCAACGTTATTTGATCCTCCCACCTCTGGGAGGTATTTACCACAAGTTTCTTTATCGGTATTTTATAAATAGGGAAGTTCAAGCTCAGaattacccaaggtcacataactgtACAAGGAAGGCCTATAGTTTGAACACAGGTCTTCTATTCTAAATACCAGGCTGAGTTATGAGTACTTTTTGCAGGAAAGAGAGCAATAATTATCTATGGGTATAATGAGAgagtgcatttttttcccctggtatgATACCAGATTTCCTCTTGTCCCCTTGATTCAGAAGATTTAATACCAAAATGACCCATCCTAatctgttctgtttatttttaagcagaGTCCACATTCTCACACCTCCTGGTCCCCATTCTTCTCTTGATTGGCTGGATTGTGGGATGCATCGTAATGGTATATGTTGTCTTCTCTTAGAAAGGTAACGTTTTCAATAATTGAATATGTTTACTCATAAACAGTGTACATTACTCCAGAAATAACCTTTTCTCTTTTACTAATGTAACATTTTATCATGCAGGCAGGAAGACTTCAGATTGACATCATTttgaagaattaagaaaaatatgaaaataacaaattattaaatGTTTCTCATGTAAATAACTGCACTGTTTGACATCAGTTTATAAACTTGGATTTGTAAACTGGTACTTTGGTGTGCATAAGAATATCTTAGAAACATGTTTAAGATTCTGGGTACAAATAAGAGctataagaaaatatagatgaaTTTCTCTGTAACCTAGGGGGTAGAAAATTTTTCCTGTGACTTAAAATGCATCAGCAATAGAAAACATTCTGGtaaattaattacattaaattgtTTTGGCCACCTCtcaaaaaatacagacaaaatgAGCTAGAGATAAGAGAGAGTTCTTCTAAAACCAAGTGTAAATGTAAACTGGGCCCTTAATAAGAACTGCAGTTAAACTGCACTGAAGAACCATGGCTTAGCTTTCAGATGGGAAAAATGAAGATATTTGACAATCAATATATTGGTAAGGCTATGCAGAAGTAAGCACTCTCCTATACTGtgtttaaaacttcaaaatagtACAACATTTTTAGGGGTGTTTGGTAGTCAAACTAtgaaaattacatatgtattatttCCACAGGTACACTGgtaaaaatgcaaaatggtatgtGCACAAGTCTATTCATTATGGCATAATTAGAACAAAAGCATGGGAAaagccaaatgtccattaatagaaGACTAACTGAATAAGCTGTTGTCTGTCTACATAATGTGGCACTTAAACAGCTGTAAAAAGGAGTGAAGGGGTTCTCTGCATACTGCTGTGGTGTCATCTCCAGGGCAAAGTGTTAAGTGAGAAAACAAGGTACAGAACAACGTACGCTACCTTTTTGTATAAAACAGGAAGGACTATATACCAATATGCACCAAAATGGCTTATATTAAAATATTGGGACAGAGGAGCCACAAATGGCTAGATATCTCTGAGTTTCCCTTATTTTGGAATCAATTAAATGTCTTATAaattcaaaaaccaaaaaaaaaaaaaatctcccaagtttaaaacaaattaaaacagataAGCCTAATAGTATAGCAAGTTGGTGGTGGACTTGTTAAAACACGTGTTGCTGGGCCTCACTGTCAGTTTCTGATTGAGGAGATCTGGGTGGGGGCCTGAGAATTTCATTTCTAATCAGTTTTCAGGTAATGCTGACGCTACTGGCTCAGAACCcatagtttgagaaccactgctctagaagTGCTATGGGTCTGAATGTTTATGTCTCCCCACAGATTCCTAGGTTGAAATCCTGACTCCCAAAGATGATATTGGGGGGTGGGATTTGGGAGGCGATTAGGTCATGAGCTGGAGCCCTCAAGAATGGGAGTAGTGCCCTTAATAGAAGAGGACCCAGAGAGCTCTCTAGCCCCTTCACCTTGTGAGGAGACAGTGAGAAGTCTGCAGCCTTAGAAGAGGACCTCACTTGAACCTGGCCATACTGGCtctctgatcttggacttccagcctccagaaccgtgagcaaaaaatgtttaatgtttataaGCTACTTACCTAGTCAGTCTTGTTTTGTAATAGCAGCCCAAGTGAACTAAGAAGGGACCCAGTTTTTCTTGTAACTACAGcatccttttcttttcagtttttctacaGAAATTACTCTCCCTAtcaaaaaaattagagaaagctTTGGCTTTATTCATTGATTCTTTTAAGCTTGGTTAAACATCTCAaaaaagcttctttaaaaaattctacttaaagcaatatttataaaatgttaacagaaaatgtatataaaattaggCTCAACTCTTTTCATTAAGTGGacctaattttagttttttcccaACTTAAGAGAAATGAACTCACCTTGAATCAGAGAGCTACTGGAGCTGGCTTCTGTAGTCTTGTTAAAGACAGCTGttaaaatttcaggaattttgtaAGTTAGTCAGCGTGTCATTggcagcttgaaattggccatgttGGGATTATTTACATCACAGAAATCAAAAAGTGCTATAACTCACGGCTTCTTCCCACTGGACAGTCTTAAACATTTCACCAGGATACCCCTGACTTGAATCCTCTTGACTTGCCTGATGCTTATATAGGCTTGTCAGGGCTTCAAGACCAtgtgcctttttccttcttcacattcTGTttgaatttactaaaaatatGGTCTTTTCATTCACTGGACTTCTTTCTGGCCTATAGACATTAATGAGAAACCCATGAAAGCTGTAGACTTTCTCAGAATACATACATGCAAACAAAATTGTAGATGCTATGTCAAGATGCTACTTCAATGGATGTCTTGAAATCCATTTAAAGACACCctagtatatatatacagtggaatactactcagccataaaaatgaaatgtcatttgcagcaacatggatggccttgGAGATGATCTAAGTGAATTAGGTCAGtcaaaggcaaatatcatatatcacttatatgtggaatctaaaaagaatgacacaaccaaacttatttacagaacataAAGAGACctacaaacatagaaaacaaacttgtggttaccagcaggagaaggagaggaggagggatacactgggagtttGGCATTGAcctgatacaaactactgtgtacagactagataaacaaggtcctactgtatagcacaggaaactgtattcagtgGCTTAtagtagtaacctgtaatgaaaaataggaaaaatgtgtgtgtgtgtgtatatatatatatctcagaaactactacaacaatgtaaatcaactatacttcattaaaaagggggggggggggaagacaTCCTAGGTAAATTAGCCCCTGGGCTGTCATCAACTTTCTGAAGTCTTTAGTCTTCTTCACAACTTGGCTCTGGTTTCATTCGGGATTCAGGACATCACCTCATATGTTAGCTTTCTTCCTAGCTAGACTAgattttcctgtatttctttctGCTGACACCATTCCTGCACCACCTGTCAACTTCCTTGCATTCTTATACACACAGACAGAGCTAGAAAACAAGATTATGGCAACCTCTGTCTGAGCAACGTTCTTTTCTTTAGTCTGGAGTATTTTTCTCCACATGTGCTGGTCCTTTTCTTTAGCTCTTTGAAGCTAGAGGATATCTCATTTCTTGTTCAAATGTGTGCCTGACTTTTCTCTGGAACATAAAAAGCTTCAGTGTTCCCAGAAATCTTAGCTTTCTATCTCTGACAAAGACTTTCTTAATTCAAGGGCTCAATATGCTTCTCTTTAGCACTTTAAAACAGACTGTAAAGTTGTTTTTAAGCAGCAACAGAAATGAATTGTCTCTGAGTATTTTAATACCACGCTTCCACCAGCAACCTGATCATTTTCTCAGAACAACGAAAGCTTAGTGCCATGAAAAGAACAGAAGTTGTGGACGTCAGATTGTTTTAATCTCTCTAACCTTAGTTTTCTCAACTccgaaagaggaaaaatattttcacggGATTGTTGCAAGGACTGCATTGTTTTCTAAACCTGCCTGACCTGAAACAACTCAGTCATTTGTTAAAGATTTTCAAGCAGCTCTGAAGGTCTAATGATGACCTGTTAGGAAATTGATTCCCCAGGTTTGTTTAAATTATCACAGAAGCTTGGAAACACACCAGTTATGTTTAGGGATTTGTAGGCAATACTCCTCGATACTAAGACCCTGATCAATGACAGCTTATAGTGGTGAGTCCCAACTACTTTTCTGTTTATTGCTGCAACAAAAAAATGTAGTACTTTATTTTATTAgcttatattacattatatatttaattaaatgaagTACAGTGATATATGAACATAttagtagaaaaatatatatgtgagttttattttctctgctaaaTTTAAGCCCTTTATGGGTGAATCCATTTCTCATCTTTCTGACTTACCTAGTACAAAATAGACAACTGGTAAATTTATATCAAATGGGTAATTATTTTCCCCTTATAATATTCTTGAATGCACAGTGTTGATGTTCTAACCCTGAACTTAAAAGATATCATTGGAACAATTTAAGCTGGAATGGAATTCTCAAAGGAGTAACTAGTGATCTGTGAACACTAGGAGCAGGTAGGTGGTGGTATACAGACTTTAAAAGGCATAGAATCTTATACGCTGTAAACTTCCAACATCTTCGGCTTAACATTCTTTCAAAGTGCTAAGATATAATTATTTGAGAAGATTATAATGAGTTAATTGTTTCTAAAAATTATCTGATTGCAAAGTGGTGGGCCTTACATAATCACTGGTCCCTCCCCCTCCAAGGCATGTATTGATATCAGAGCTGAGAATAGGACTTTCTCTATACTCTGTATtaggatagaaaatataaaaacctcttaaataaagctttttattattctctgtgcctgggaaaagagagaaactccAACGAGTTTGAAATGTCTAAAGAAATGCCTCATGGGCAGCAAGCCTGGTAGAGCTGAGGAAATTCCCTGGAGAATAGAATGCTAGCAGTGAGGTCCTTGCACACAACCTGATGTAACATTTTCAAGTACAGCCAGCCCTCTGTGCCCACGGGTTCTGCATCGTGGATTCCACAAACTGGGAAtataaagtatttggaaaaataatttcaaaaacttccaaaaagcaaaaattgaatttgctgcacaccaGCACCTGTTTACATGGCATTTACTTTGTATTGAGTATTATAAGTAgtctagaggtgatttaaagtatacaggatgATAtccataggttatatgcaaatactattttatggcttaaagaaatataagacacaataaatcttAGGCAAAACATTGtgtgacataaatcttagtaatgttctagggcagtctacccaggcaatagaaataagatgaaaaaataaacaaatgagacctaattgataagcttttgcacaagaaaggaaaccataagcaaaacaatgaaaatgacaacctacagaaaggaagaaaatatttgcaaatgattctactgacaaaggcttaatttccagaatatataaacagcttcaTACAACctaacaaaaaaacaacctgatccaaaaatgggcagaagacctaaacaagtaattctctaaggaagacatacaaatggctaataggcacatgaaaaaatgctcattattgctaattatcagagaaatgaaaatcaaaactacagtgaggtatcacctaaTCAAAAGTCCATGACAAAtactgaagagggtgtggagaaaagggaacccttctacactgttggtgggaatgtagtttggtgcagcccctatgaaaaacagtatggagagtcctcaaaaaactaaaaatagacttaccatatgatccagcaatcccactcctgggcatgtatccagaggaaactcttaaGTTGAAAAGACCTGCAcccagatgttcatagcagcactatgtgcaatagtcaagacatagaaacaacctaaatgtccattgacagatgactggataaagaagctgtggtgtatttatacaatggaatcctactcagccataaaagagtaaaataatgctatttgcagcaacatggatggacctggagagtgtcattctaaatgaaatgagtcagaaagagaaagaaaataccacatgatatcattcatatgtggaatctaaaaaaagaggacactagtgacctcatctacaaaatagaaacagacttgcagacatagtaaactttcttatggttactggggaaaggcagtgggagggataaatttgggagtttgagatttacaaatgttagccactgtatttaaaaatagattaaaaaaaattctgtatagcacagggaactatattcaacatcttgtaataacctttaataatatgaaaacaaatatatgtaagtatatgcatggctgggacgttgtgctgtacactggaaactgacacattgtaactgtacttcaattttaaaaaagaaaaaaaaaacccaaatacaatgccatataagggacttgagcatttgTGGCTATTTATATCCATGGGGGTCCTCGAACCCAACCCCTGCAGATACTCAGGGATGACTACAATATTCATCTAGAGATCTTATAATAAATCTTAACTTCTGTTATTCTTTTAGGACATTtcctatttcattatttaatttacttattagcCCTTATGTTTGCTTATTGCAGTTTCTCAGACACTGCCTccccctttttcattctttcctttttttggacAGGCAGGAGTTCTGCttaagatataaatatacattagcCTAAGATTCCATTAGTGGAAAGGAAAGAACACCAAGGACAGAAGAATACTATTCTGAGTTGGTAATTTCCCAGAGAATGAGATGGACGAATGTTTTACTTTCATTCCACTCTTTTGAAAGTGATTTCTTGGTTTGCAAAAGTGAGACGGGTATgcaatttcttataaatcatCTGAATCATAAGTGGGCCCAAAgctatggtttttttcttttttttttttcaggtcaggAGTAGTCCAGAGTTTAGGACTTTGGTCATTATCCTAGATTTAAGTGCGTTTTCAGTCATTTTCTTGGGCTGGGCATACATGCCCTTATAAATTCAAAATTCCAAATGACACAAATATGTATCTGTCAAAGTTCTTTTTGGAGCTTACGCCTATGAATATTAATGGAACTAGGGTTTTGATTGGAATCTTAAAGCTGAATAAAACGGGGTCATGGAGAAACCATTTTGAGTTGTTAGAGGTTACTCATTCTGTAAAATTCGTCCAGCAGTGAAGAGTAAATGGAGATAGGCTTTTTAGAGGTTCGCATATTGATGTGCTCATAGCCACGTTTTCTCTCATCTGTATCACGTGAAGGTATGCTCAGGATAAGATGCAGTTTGATTTAGAAAATGCAATCCCTTAGCCTAATAAACATGGTCACCTCATCAGCACATTGTAGACAGGGGGCATATTCCTCATTTGTCTTGGTTAAAGGTAGAAACTTGCTTTCGAGCCTGTCGACAATAGATGGACAGCTTGCTTTAGAGTCAGAGTCCGACTGACTCTTCAAGCATGTGGCCAGACTCAtcccattttgttttttcctttctgctcttgTCATTTTACTTCCTATTCTCTCACTTTTCCTGTAATGTTGTATGTAACCAACACTTCTTTTCTGGTTTCAGTAGCCTGCAGAGGTAATGGGATCGCCTTTAATACCAGTAGTTCAGACTTCCCTGGTTCTTGCCTCCCTCCTGTTGAGGAACCCAGGAGGGTCTCGATGTGGGCATTGAGATGTCTGCTCCTTCTAGTCACCGCCTCTCCTGTGCAGGACACCTCAGTTTGGATGgcttcccacctctccctgtctctcccatcACAGCCCTTGTTGGACTTGTGTGGTGTCTATGCTCAAGTTGCTGTTGGTGGAGTTCCAAACCAGTGATGCCTATGCCATGTGTGCCCTGGAGCTTAAACAGTTCTTTCAATTTTTAGCCtccaccttccctctctcttcccagaaTCCAGAGCTACATGCAGGAGAGGGACAGGCAGACTCAAGTGGCCCCTGCGACACCAAATTCACAATCCCTGCGTCAAGTTCCTCAAGCCTGGCTCCTTCTCTGACAAAGACGAGTTCTTTCAGGGGGCTTCTCTAGTTTAGGCAAGAAGCCTTTAGTGTATTGGCCCCATCAGAATGCTAAACATGCCGAGAACTGTTTGGCTCTTACTGCCACTCAAGTAGCAtatctggattctcagcctcatCCTCTGATACAAGTAAGTGGACTCAGTGATATTTGAAGCAAAATACAATTCTCATCCCACCAAGCTGATTTCAAAATTGGTGGCTTAATCAACAGTTTGAAGAGCACTACTTAGAATTTGGTGTTTTTAGACAATTACTGTCTCAGTAAGAGCTTCTCTGACCACCCAGaccttcacacacacacgtgatGTAAGGGATCTTGCACCCTAGGACTTAAGTTTCTTAACCAGCTCTATCTGGGCTGCCTGCTTTTGTTTCTAGCTCTAAGCCAGTTTTGCACATCTTGTTCCAGGAAAAGAACCACTATTGGCCCTAACAtattccaccccctttcccaacACCTACATTTATACAACTGCTTCCTTCCAGCTTTTAAATTTTGGCGCAGCCTCAGATCTCCTCCAAGGAACAAAGGGGCATAGAACTTTAAACCCTTATATCTGCAGTATGGAAAGTGAGTTGAGGTTATTCATGTTATGAGTGCTGTACAGAGTTACTCACACAGCTGCTTGGAAGTAAAACTAATCCCTAGATGTCAAGGGTTTCTAGATGCTTGCATAGTTCTCACCTATAACAATAACATGCGAGGAAGACTATCATTAAAAGATACACATGCCAGGAGGTGGGTATAACTCAGCggtaagagtgtgtgcttagcatgcacgagctcctggcttcaattcccagtacctccattaaaaaaaaatacctatgcAATAAATGACCTCTACTCACTAAACATTTCAAGCAatacagaagaaagtaaaaagctTAGATTCCCTTCACCTATCTATCTTCAATTCTACTCACTTCTTCAGAGGTAACCACTATTAGCAATTTAGTGGGTTATCAATCCAAAATCATTTCAATGCACTTACAAAATAGTTTGCATGTTATAATTGTAAAAATGCTTTCCTATGTATTATTTCACTTGATTCTCATGAAAAGTCGGTATATGTAGATGTGCGTAATGAGACATATGAAGGtggacttgcccaaagtctcaaGCTGGTCACCAGCTCAGCAGAATTTGAATTCTTGCCCAAAGGCTCTGAATCacgtgccaggtactgttctgagCTTTTGGGATGTGTTGGCCTATTTAATCTTTATGACAGCCTTCTTAACTAGGTGTGATTATTATGTccatttaaagatgaagaaacaggttcagagaggttaagcaacaaGCTCTAGTCACAGTTTGTCATTatcagaacttgaacccagggaGTCTCCTTTGGAGCCTGGAGATAACCATGTTATGCTATATATTGTTTCTGCTATAGAAATGCTGTCTCAAGTCTGTATTTAAGCCTGGCAGAGGTGAAGAGAGCATTGTACCATTACAGTAAGTGATTTAGATCTTACTTATGCTGTTCCATGTAtctgttgcttattttttatATCCCATTCAAGTATACCTTCATGTAGTTAAAGCACTCTGAACAGCTCTGGTTGGTGTGAGATACTCAGcagtcttctcttccctctccttcctcccttttctttttcttctaaggcTGAGGCTGATGTATGCACTTTCTTATCGTTGTTGATAGCATATCCATTGGAGGCAGCATTCAGTGACAACGATGTGGGAGCTCTGAAAGTCTCACTGCGGGTGGCCTGGTACCTGCCTCTAGAAACTGATGACTTTAAAACTTTCAAGTTTAGAGACTTTGCTTCACTGTCCTAGGACTTAGAAATGATGCAAAAATACCCACAGAAGTAATCCTACAGAAGATGTCCTTAAGGGTCTAGATCTACATAAATCCActttagagaaaagagaaaaaataatccaGTGGGCATTTCAGTGGTGACTAATCCAGGATTCCACAGAGGTTTAAAAGCCATAACAGCAGCAGCAACTTATTAATTTTTGTAACTTTACGGCCACAGTTAGTGTCaaggaaaactgagaagaaaagtgACACGGAGTGTAAACATGTCAGGTAATAGGAACAAAGTGGCATCAAAGCAGACAGCAAGGTTTTGTGATGCATCATCTGGAGGAAAGCAGACCCGGGGTCAAGTGTAGGGCAGAGCTCCCTGTTACATTTTCAAACTATATCCGAATTTTCTTTGATACCACATTAAGAAGTTTAGTTACTGAGAAGCATTTGAAACTCATTGCCTGAGAATTTTACTTAGCAGTGATCAACTGGAATTTCTTTTATGGGGAGGACATAGCCCAGATAGATAGTGAAAGCATTAGTGCCCTTCAGATTAATTGTCTTAGTCTAAGAAACAGTAAAGGAAAAATCCTGGAATAACTGGTGGAGTTCCTCTGTCCTTGGGATGGATGGTGTATGAGTTGGTGACAGCCTATAGAAGGACTTGAAGAATGATGCAAACATAAAGGCTCAGTAGTTATAAATCGCGTTGTAGTTAATTGAAAGAGTAACagagatttgggtttttttccctagcaAGTTGATAAAAATGTTTCACAGTCAGATCAGGGATCTGTGTAATAGGAATCATCTTTGCAAATAAGTATCCAGAGCTATATTGTCGTTTGGGGTTGACTGGGTAGAGACTGGTTTCTCTCCAGTCAGTGTGCTCTGTATTCATAAAGCCTGCCCCTCAAACCCTCTTTCTAACCCTTCTAAATCTTATATCCTTTCCAGTAATTTACTGCTATCATCATTGCTCTCACTAGACTATCTAAAGGAATTTTAATCATTTAGTAAAGAAAATAGTCTCTgtagctgtgtgtgtgtcctgaaaGAGAAATCTGACAAAGAGGTATCCTTCCGCTTAAGACAATTTCATGTTTCTGGGTATTTCTTACTTGAGTAGTTCTCAAAATCTGGCCCCTTGAACAAGTAGTATCGGCATTAtctgggaacctgttagaaaGGCAAATATTTGGCTGGACTGCAGGGTCACTGAATTCAGGAACTTTAGATGTAGGGCCCAGCAATCGGTATTTCTGCAAGTTTTCCAGATAAGTCTGAGCATGATTGTTTAAGAACCACTCTCTCCAAGTCATCTCTCTAACGTTCCTAAAATAGCATCTCAGCTTGGTCATGTATCAATAAAAATCTTGACACAGTCTGTTTCTTTGAAAtccatgaatttctttttaagttaaagaTTACAAAATGGTTTTTTGCTCTTTCTCAATCTGACACTAATTTAGTTGTGGTGAATTCTGTATTAATACACACATCGATAATTCACAGGTCCCATAATTCACATGCCTTTGGGGACAGCAAGGTAGCAGAGGAGAGTGATGGAAAACCAACGTAAGAAAACAGTAAATAGTGACAACCTTGTGAACAAATGGGGAGTTCACTCCTTCCTGCTCAAATTcattgaaatacatatttaaaagaatattgtcTGATAAAACAGCACATACCTGCTACAACCTTTGGTTAACACTGCAgtcaataaaccaaaaaaaaaaaaaaaaaaaatctacttactCTCAAGAAAAGAATGTGTAAATAGTGACTTAATTCCGATTGCTGTTggaattacatatatatatgtaagaagcttggagtaaataaaagaaaattacaatgtATAGTACAGTAGAATTCTTTGCTTTGAGTTACTTTAGGAAACCAAAATAGGGTCTGTAACAAGGTTTAAAGACCTGTGAAggctttgagattttttttaataatgattttctttcctcatctgatttcacttagtattatgTTAAGAAGTGTATGCAAGAGCAAATACAAGACAGCTGCCACTTGAAAAGAAATCACAGCatggagaggcagagaaactAACGTAAGATGTACTTTTTTGATCTAAGATCACCACTATACAGGACTCTTGGGCTTTGGGATAAAAAAGTTAATAGAAGTAAAACAAGTGTTACTGATTTCCTTTCATCTAATGATGTTTCAAAAAAGGGGTTTTTTGCCCCTTTCAAAAGACGATACTGGCTTTCTTGTTAGCATGTATTTCCCCTCCTCCTTGatcttaaaacttaaaacttaaaaaatagacTATTATCTTTCagctaaaaatatttgttgagctccTGGAAACTATACtatacaattaaataaaacttagaTATATCTCAATATAACTGGAAGAAAAGAGACTATAATTGACATATGGCACTAAGTTTTAtgggtacagcataatgatttgacccacacacatcatgaaatgattatcacagtaagtttagtgaacagtCAGCTCATACAGATATACAATTAAAAACCTAGATTTTCGCATAAGGAACTCTGGCCTGAAGGGCTGGGAGTGAGGCCTCTGCACGTACCCAGTGAGCAAGTGGGACTAGAGGaagcacagagggaaaaacaagtcCACCTAGGAAAACCACAAATTAGTGAAATGTTTACTAAGGGCAGGCATTGCAGGGCAGATCTCTGCAAAGACAGGAGTCAAGGAAGACTTTAAGAGCAGGAACAAATGGGTAGAGAGGAGTGGCCAAGATGAGGGAGTAGAAAGACCCtaagctcacctcctctcacgagcacaccaaaatcacaactaa
This region includes:
- the STRIT1 gene encoding sarcoplasmic/endoplasmic reticulum calcium ATPase regulator DWORF isoform X2 translates to MAEKAESTFSHLLVPILLLIGWIVGCIVMVYVVFS